A stretch of DNA from Methylosinus sp. LW4:
ACTCGCATTGCGCGGCGAGTTCGCTCTCGACCTCGTTGACGAGGCAAGCGGTGACGGCGCCGCTGCGACGTGCGGCGGCGGCCTGCTCTATGAGATCATTGCTGCCGCCCGATTGCGAGATCGCGAGAAAAAATTGGCCGTCGAGCCGCAGCGCGCCGCCATAGACGCTGGAGATGTTGGGCGCGGCGGAGGCGACCGGCAGGCCGAGGCCGCGCTCGATGAGATGCTTGGCGAATGTCGCCGCATGAGCGGAGCTGCCACGCGCGCAAGTGACGACGACGCGCGGCTCGACATTACGCAAGCGCGCGACCAGCGGCGCGAGGCGCGGGGCGATGAGCTCACGTTGCCGCGCGACCGCCTGCGGCGCCTCGCGCGCTTCGATCGCCATTTGATTGTCTTGCATGGTCATCGGCGGCTCTGCTGCAGCTCTGTCACGCCCCCCGCCCGCGCCCTTATGGCACGGGAGCGCGCGTCGCGCGAGCGCGAAATCCTTTGCGCGGCAGCGCCTTCGCTTGCGAATTCGACCGCGGAGGACGAACTGTTGCGTAAGGAGGAACACATGGAAACGGAACGTCCGAGCCCACGCTATTCGTCGATCGACGCATGGGAGCCGCGCGAGATTCTCGACGCCATGATCGAAGGGCAGTTCGCCGCCGTCGCCGCCGTGCGCGCCGCGCGTCCGGCGATCGAGAACGCAGCGCTCGCGGTCGTGCGGCGTCTCACGCGCGGCGGGCGCATCGTCTATGTCGGCGCCGGAACGTCGGGCCGGCTCGCGGTGCAGGACGGCGCCGAGCTGACGCCGACCTTCAGCTGGCCGCAGGAGCGCCTGCTGCTGCTGATGGCGGGCGGCGACGATGCGCTGCTGAAAGCCGTGGAAGGCGCCGAGGACGAGGCCGAGCGCGGCGCCGAGCTGATGCGCCGCCATGCGATCGGCGAGGCCGATGTCGTCATCGCTATCGCCGCCAGCGGCACGACGCCGTTCACCCTCGCCTGCCTGCGCGAGGCGGCGCGGCATGGCGCTCTGACGATCAGCATCGCCAATAATCGCGACGCGCCGCTGCTCGCCGATGCGGAACATGCGGTGTTTCTCGACACGGGCTCCGAAGCGATCGCCGGCTCGACGCGCATGAAGGCCGGCACGGCGCAGCGCGTCGCGCTGCTGATGCTGTCGTCGCTGGTAATGATTCTGCAAGGCCGCGTCTATGAAGGGCTGATGGTCGATGTGCAGGCGTCGAACAAGAAGCTCGCGCGGCGCAGCGAGCGCATTCTGGCGCGGCTCACCGGACGCGAGAGCAAGGAGATCGACGCGGCGCTGCGTCGCGCGGGCGGCAGCGTCAAGCTGGCCTATCTGCTGCTCGAGGGCCATGGGCTCGGCGAGGCGCGCGCCGCGCTCGAAGGATCGCGCGGCCATTTGCGCCGGGCGGTGGAGGCGCTCGCCGGCGCGCCGGCGGCCGAGAAACAGAAAAAATCCGGCGCGCCGGAGCCCGGTCGGTCCGAATTTTGATGCGTCTTCGATGAAGAGGTATAAATATTCGCCCGAAAGGAATCGCGAGAGCCATGACAGTCAACAAGATCGATGCGCTGCTGGCGCTTCGCAGCGAAGGACGTTTCCTGGTCGGACGTGATCGCATCAAGCTTTTGGAGGCGGTCGCCGAATATGGCAGCATCACCAAGGCGGCGAAGGTCGTGGGCTTCAGCTACAAGACCGCCTGGGATGCGGTGAACGCCATCAATAATCTTCTGCCCAGCCCTGCTTTTGTGACAAAGGCGGGCGGCCGCTCCGGCGGCGGCGCGGAAGTGACGGCGGAAGGACGCCGGCTGATCGCCACTTTTCATCGGCTGGAGGAGCGGCTGTCGCGCATCTCCTCGCTCATCGCCGAGGAAGGGCTCGAGGATCAGGACGATTTTCTTCTCTGGAGCGTGGGCGTAAAAATTTCTGCTCGCAATATGTTCCAGACGGAAGTCGTCTCGGTGAAGAAATGGCCGGTCGACGTCGAGGTGACGCTGCGCGTGTCGCCGGAGACCTCCATTCACGCCATCGTCACCAATGACTCCGCCGTGGAGCTCGGCCTCGAGCCGGGACGCAAGACTCTGGCGCTGATCAAATCCTCCTTCGTCCATCTCACCACGCCCGAGCACACGCCCCCCGGCGTACGCAATCAGTTCGTCGGCGTGGTGCGGCGGCGCATCGACGCAGAGCGCAACAGCGAGGTGCTGCTCGACATTGGCGCGGGCAAGACGATGCACGCCGTCGTGCCGCGCCAGACGGCGGAAGACCTCGGCCTCACCGAAGGCGAGCGGGCCGTCGCCAGCTTCAACCCGACCGACGTCATCCTCGCGGTCGACTGACAATCGAATTCCCTTTCGCTGGTAGAAAGATCAATCGGCGGGCTACCCGCCGATAAAATGAGCGCTCGCGTCGATTGACACGCCCGCGGCGGCGCTTTTATGTTTTCATTATGTATCGCCTCGACATAGCGAGTCGCCTCGCCCTTCGCCCCAGCCGCCGCAATGTGCTGGCGGCCGTCCCTTCCGCGCTCGGCGTCGCTCTGCTCGGCAGGCCGGCGCGGGCGGCGGACGAGCGCCTCATCGTCGTCACCTCCTTCCCGGAAGAGCTGACGACTCGTTATGAGGCGGAGTTCGAGAAGCTCTATCCCGGCGTTCACGTCCAATTCGTCTGGAAGCAGTCGCGCGACGCGCTCGCTCTGCTGAGCGACAAGGACCAGGGCGGGGCCGATGTCTATTGGGCGCCCGCTCTCGGAAATTTCCCTATATTGCGAGACCGCGGCGCCTTTCAAAAATTCGCCGTCGATCGCGCCGCCCTGCCCGGCCGGCTCGGCGATCAGCTCCTGTCCGATCCGAGCGGCCTGTTCGAGGCCTACGACGTCGCCGGCTATGGCATTGTGGTCGATCCCGCCGCCCTCGCGCGCGACGGGCTGAGGCCGCCCAAGAGCTGGAGCGACCTCGCCTCCCCCGCCTATGCCGGCCGCATCGTCATGCCGATTCCGGCCAAGGTGGGCTTCTCGCCGGCCCTCTATGACATCATCCTGCAATCGGAGGGCTGGGAGCGCGGCTGGGCGCTGCTCGCCGAGATCGCCG
This window harbors:
- a CDS encoding N-acetylmuramic acid 6-phosphate etherase, giving the protein MARERASREREILCAAAPSLANSTAEDELLRKEEHMETERPSPRYSSIDAWEPREILDAMIEGQFAAVAAVRAARPAIENAALAVVRRLTRGGRIVYVGAGTSGRLAVQDGAELTPTFSWPQERLLLLMAGGDDALLKAVEGAEDEAERGAELMRRHAIGEADVVIAIAASGTTPFTLACLREAARHGALTISIANNRDAPLLADAEHAVFLDTGSEAIAGSTRMKAGTAQRVALLMLSSLVMILQGRVYEGLMVDVQASNKKLARRSERILARLTGRESKEIDAALRRAGGSVKLAYLLLEGHGLGEARAALEGSRGHLRRAVEALAGAPAAEKQKKSGAPEPGRSEF
- a CDS encoding TOBE domain-containing protein; protein product: MTVNKIDALLALRSEGRFLVGRDRIKLLEAVAEYGSITKAAKVVGFSYKTAWDAVNAINNLLPSPAFVTKAGGRSGGGAEVTAEGRRLIATFHRLEERLSRISSLIAEEGLEDQDDFLLWSVGVKISARNMFQTEVVSVKKWPVDVEVTLRVSPETSIHAIVTNDSAVELGLEPGRKTLALIKSSFVHLTTPEHTPPGVRNQFVGVVRRRIDAERNSEVLLDIGAGKTMHAVVPRQTAEDLGLTEGERAVASFNPTDVILAVD